The genomic region TGCCGGTGTTGCAATCCAAATGCAGCCCCAACTGGCGGATGACCGGGTTATATTTCAACTCCACCCAGACCTCGTTTATCATCGTTTTCTCCGGGCCAACCCCCGCCGCCATTAAACTGATTTCGTCGCGCAAATCTTCAAAAACCTTTTTCATTTCAACCGGGCTCATCCTGTTTTCTCCGTTTTTTGTAGGGGCGAACCTTGTGTTCGCCCTGGGCGGGTTTCAAACCCGCCCCTACATTCAATCCGACCCTCGCGCGGTGGCGCACATTGGTTTTTGTAATGTGCGTCCCATTCTTTCCTTTCGCTTTTCCCCCCTTCCCGTGTCGGGAAGGGGCCGGGGGTTAGGTCTTCTCCTCCTTCGGCTCTTCCGGCGGCAGAATCGTCACCGTGTTGTTCTCCTCGTTCACCACAAAATCCCAGAAGGAAACCGGCGCCTCTTTTTTCATAATCTTGCACATCTCCACGCAAACCTTGCGGATTTCCCAATGGGCAAACGGCGTGCACCGGACGCTGAATAGATGCCGCAGCTCTCTAAAATTGGCGGAAATGACGATTTCCGAGGTGGTGGCATTGGGCAAAATATAGCGGGCGTCCTCCTTCGGCACGCCCCCTTTCACCATTTCCTCGTAAAATTGCTGCGTTTCGGAAGCCAGCTCCATAAACTTTTCCGCATACGGCGTTTGCGCCACCGACGGCGGCACCACATAGTCGAACGGGCGGGTCTTGCCGTACTGCACGTAGCGCTGGCTCTCCTGCGAAGGGGAAATCAAGCGGTGGCGGATAAGCTCGTGGGTGAAAACCCGCGAGCCGCCTTTGATGCGAAAGGTGGCG from Verrucomicrobiia bacterium harbors:
- the thyX gene encoding FAD-dependent thymidylate synthase — encoded protein: MPRRVKTRPTMVVVAEEDGRKVHNLGERKPYFMLEEKTVLEQPEKKDVVKPSGELLVTLMSITPQAEQVIEQACRTCYLSFHRYNPPASTEELIKKILRKGHHSVLEHAHATFRIKGGSRVFTHELIRHRLISPSQESQRYVQYGKTRPFDYVVPPSVAQTPYAEKFMELASETQQFYEEMVKGGVPKEDARYILPNATTSEIVISANFRELRHLFSVRCTPFAHWEIRKVCVEMCKIMKKEAPVSFWDFVVNEENNTVTILPPEEPKEEKT